A genomic segment from uncultured Desulfuromonas sp. encodes:
- a CDS encoding diguanylate cyclase — protein MKAYHSITRRVAIGYLVIVFFSGLAIGYALTRLHDHTNRTAELVETQFHAFTLLRDIRQNLLAQENLEKQLLILEDNQLLELLVRRWDDFDLILAKTQASNLPEHFLFLPRALKNYRKSGTLLLQAFAEKNWQQARKYSQAATVSRNQLLDILSKIRNLHQIAVDQDLHSLSEQSNQAFFITLLLAFAGLLLSAPVALTVIFSIHRSVKALQDGTRDIAEGNFNSTVGIRTKDEFGQLALDFSFMARKLRELEQLHLDANPLTRLPGNLAIDRELEQRIQEQKPFAHLYIDLDNFKAYGDRYGYKAGSDVIHEVGNMLKKVVKEHGSPDDLVGHIGGDDYVVLTTPDKAEAIAKSLIRDFENYVPSLYNEEDRQAGYYTGIDRYGMQRTFPLLTMSIAVVLSENMETPSILAISDDCAKMKEHLKRLKGNNYLIDRRKHLL, from the coding sequence ATGAAGGCGTATCATTCCATCACCCGACGTGTTGCTATCGGCTATCTGGTCATTGTTTTTTTCAGTGGCCTGGCGATCGGTTACGCCCTGACACGTCTGCATGATCACACCAACCGGACCGCCGAACTGGTTGAAACCCAGTTTCACGCTTTTACCCTGTTACGTGACATTCGCCAGAACCTGTTGGCACAGGAAAATCTGGAAAAACAGCTACTGATTCTCGAAGACAACCAGCTTCTCGAGCTTCTCGTCAGACGCTGGGATGATTTTGATCTTATTCTGGCAAAAACCCAGGCGTCAAATCTTCCAGAGCATTTCTTGTTTTTGCCGCGCGCGCTCAAAAATTATCGTAAAAGTGGCACACTGCTCCTCCAGGCCTTCGCCGAAAAAAATTGGCAACAAGCGCGAAAATACAGTCAGGCCGCTACGGTTAGCCGCAATCAACTCCTCGATATTCTTTCAAAAATACGGAATCTCCACCAGATTGCAGTGGATCAGGACCTTCATTCATTGTCAGAACAAAGTAACCAGGCTTTTTTTATTACGCTACTACTGGCTTTTGCCGGGTTACTGCTCTCCGCGCCGGTTGCCCTAACCGTCATTTTCAGCATCCATCGCTCAGTCAAAGCTCTGCAGGATGGCACCCGAGACATTGCTGAAGGCAATTTTAACTCAACCGTCGGCATCCGCACCAAAGATGAATTTGGCCAGTTGGCTCTCGATTTTTCATTTATGGCACGCAAACTCAGAGAACTGGAACAACTTCATCTTGACGCTAATCCTCTCACCCGGCTGCCAGGAAATCTGGCCATAGACAGAGAGTTGGAACAACGCATTCAAGAACAAAAGCCTTTTGCACATCTGTATATTGATTTAGATAATTTCAAAGCATATGGAGATCGTTATGGCTATAAAGCCGGTAGCGATGTCATCCATGAAGTTGGCAACATGTTGAAAAAGGTGGTCAAAGAGCATGGCTCACCCGACGACTTGGTCGGCCATATCGGTGGCGATGATTATGTCGTCCTGACGACACCGGACAAAGCTGAAGCCATTGCCAAAAGCCTGATCCGGGATTTTGAGAACTATGTTCCATCGCTTTACAACGAAGAAGACCGCCAGGCCGGATACTACACCGGCATCGACCGTTATGGCATGCAACGCACGTTTCCACTACTGACCATGTCAATTGCCGTTGTCTTATCGGAAAACATGGAAACGCCGTCTATTCTTGCCATCAGCGATGATTGCGCGAAAATGAAAGAACATCTCAAGCGTCTTAAGGGCAATAATTATCTGATTGATCGAAGGAAACATCTGTTATGA
- a CDS encoding Y-family DNA polymerase, which yields MTSYALVDCNNFYVSCERLFCPQLKQRPVVILSNNDGCVVSRSQEAKALGIPMAIPLFKVHPLLKQHQVHVFSSNYTLYADISSRVMQTLETFSPHVEIYSIDEAFLDLTGVVPAQQRRQYGETIRHTVNRHVGIPVCVGIAPTKTLAKLANYAAKRYPATQGVVDLHDEQRRDRLLQITPAAEIWGVGRRTALRLQQMGIHTAWQLTQLPSKTARKRFSVVLERLIRELQGDPCMDVDHQPAPQQQVICSRSFGEKITEFSPLRETVCEFAARAAEKLRRNGQVARMITVSIRTSSYDASEPCYANSVSSALEDCSNDSRHIVAKATFLLKQLWKPGYRYAKAGVMLGDLCLEHQMQPGLFDDIPQQQRSKALMAAVDQINERHGSIWLGGQRPQRDWFMNQAYLSPAYTTRWDSLPTVS from the coding sequence ATGACCTCCTACGCACTGGTGGATTGCAACAATTTTTATGTCAGCTGTGAACGCCTTTTTTGCCCACAGTTGAAACAGCGACCTGTCGTCATTTTATCCAATAATGATGGTTGCGTTGTGTCCCGCAGCCAGGAAGCTAAAGCTTTGGGAATCCCCATGGCAATACCCTTGTTCAAGGTCCACCCGCTGCTGAAACAACATCAGGTGCATGTGTTTTCATCAAACTACACGCTGTATGCCGATATTTCATCCCGCGTCATGCAGACTCTGGAAACGTTTTCTCCGCACGTTGAAATCTATTCCATTGATGAGGCCTTTCTCGATCTGACAGGAGTGGTTCCTGCACAACAACGCCGTCAGTACGGAGAAACGATTCGCCACACGGTCAACCGACATGTCGGCATTCCAGTCTGTGTCGGCATCGCTCCGACAAAAACACTTGCAAAGCTGGCCAACTATGCCGCGAAACGCTATCCGGCAACACAGGGTGTTGTTGATCTGCATGATGAACAACGTCGAGACCGGCTGCTGCAGATCACCCCGGCAGCTGAAATCTGGGGGGTTGGCCGGCGCACGGCATTGCGGTTACAACAGATGGGCATTCACACGGCCTGGCAATTGACCCAACTACCGTCAAAAACGGCTCGAAAGCGTTTTTCTGTGGTCTTGGAACGCTTAATCCGTGAATTACAGGGAGATCCCTGCATGGACGTAGACCACCAACCTGCCCCTCAACAACAAGTCATTTGCTCGCGTTCCTTTGGTGAGAAGATCACCGAATTTTCCCCCTTGCGGGAAACCGTATGTGAGTTTGCTGCCCGGGCGGCTGAAAAACTGCGTCGGAATGGTCAGGTCGCTCGAATGATCACTGTTTCAATCCGAACCAGCAGCTATGATGCCAGTGAACCCTGCTATGCCAATTCGGTCAGTAGTGCGTTGGAGGACTGCAGCAATGATTCACGCCATATCGTTGCCAAAGCCACCTTTTTGTTGAAACAGCTCTGGAAACCGGGATATCGATATGCCAAAGCAGGCGTCATGCTCGGAGATTTATGCCTGGAACATCAGATGCAGCCCGGTCTTTTTGATGATATCCCGCAACAACAACGCAGCAAAGCGTTGATGGCCGCCGTTGACCAAATCAATGAACGTCATGGTTCTATCTGGCTGGGCGGCCAGCGTCCCCAGCGCGACTGGTTTATGAACCAGGCCTATCTCTCTCCAGCCTATACCACACGCTGGGATAGCCTGCCGACCGTATCCTGA
- a CDS encoding DUF1232 domain-containing protein: MVSPKDVSTLFKLKRRIFEYIAVIRSPETPWYVKGLAVGAFLYLLSPVDLIPDMIPILGVTDDAALLGLFLSYLNRFVTDDIRQSVSRRMGGE; this comes from the coding sequence ATGGTTTCGCCCAAAGACGTGAGTACACTGTTCAAGCTGAAACGACGAATCTTCGAATACATTGCCGTTATCCGGTCACCCGAAACCCCATGGTATGTCAAAGGTCTGGCGGTTGGCGCCTTTCTTTACCTGTTATCGCCGGTCGATTTGATTCCCGACATGATTCCAATTCTGGGTGTTACCGATGATGCGGCCCTGCTGGGGCTTTTCCTGAGTTATCTTAATCGCTTTGTCACGGATGATATCCGTCAATCAGTCTCCCGTCGCATGGGAGGGGAATAA
- the umuD gene encoding translesion error-prone DNA polymerase V autoproteolytic subunit, with translation MTVEYLGKSDDFPTLDIPLFLEAVPAGFPSPASDYCERTLDLNELCVQKPAATYFVRVQGDSMLDAGIFPGDILVVDRSLPAQHGDIVIAAFHGELTVKKLETSPETRLVPMNRNHHPIIIPEGAELEIFGVATTVIHSLRKP, from the coding sequence ATGACTGTCGAATATCTGGGGAAAAGTGATGATTTCCCAACACTGGACATCCCTCTATTTCTTGAGGCGGTTCCTGCCGGTTTTCCAAGCCCTGCTTCCGACTATTGCGAACGAACACTGGACCTGAACGAGCTTTGCGTCCAGAAACCGGCGGCAACCTACTTCGTTCGCGTTCAGGGTGATTCCATGCTTGACGCCGGAATTTTCCCTGGAGATATTCTGGTTGTCGACCGTTCTCTGCCCGCCCAGCATGGTGACATTGTTATCGCCGCATTTCATGGTGAACTTACCGTAAAAAAATTGGAAACCTCGCCAGAGACGCGCTTGGTGCCGATGAATCGCAACCACCATCCCATCATCATCCCGGAAGGTGCCGAGCTGGAAATTTTCGGTGTGGCGACAACGGTGATCCATTCGCTAAGAAAACCATGA